In Rhodothermus marinus DSM 4252, a single genomic region encodes these proteins:
- a CDS encoding glutamine synthetase III, with translation MNKLLLDYNVLAATKTRLTLNGTRDQKPQPMDIERIFGENVFSLEEMKNRLPKKVYESLVATIEKGEPLSPEIADTVALAMKEWAIEKGATHFTHWFQPLTGMTAEKHESFITPNKGGGAIAVFSGRDLIQGEPDASSFPSGGLRATFEARGYTAWDPTSPAFIMENPNGAYLAIPTAFASWTGEALDHKIPLLRSMHALDKQARRVLQLFGVKNVHKVYPTVGSEQEYFLIDEEFYYRRPDLVTCGRTLFGAKPPRGQEMEDHYFGSIPERVLAFMLEVEKELYKLGVPVKTRHNEVAPSQYEIAPLFENANLAADHQQLIMQTLKNVARRYGLVCLLHEKPFAGVNGSGKHNNWSMSTDTGMNLLDPGDNPHDNMQFLFFCAAVVRAVHKYQDLLRISVATAGNDHRLGANEAPPAIMSVFLGEQLEDIFNQLENGGVRGSKQGGLLGLGVPVLPPLPRHAGDRNRTSPFAFTGNKFEFRAVGASQSISFPNTVLNTIVADALDEMATMLEEKLKARGKRTKQAFEEAVAEVLREVIRESKPIIFNGDNYSSEWHAEAERRGLLNLPNTVEALAHLLDEKNVQLFERHGVLSRRELESRYEILLDQYTKTINIEAETAEYIARTMILPAALRYLRELTETLDEAKDLGLNVAGVRETAEEVATLINELRQRLDVLIAENQKRGETLEENARHKCYDVLPAMQAVREVADRLERVVPHEYWPMPTYREILFVK, from the coding sequence ATGAACAAGCTGTTGCTGGATTACAACGTCCTTGCGGCGACCAAGACGCGCCTGACGCTCAACGGGACGCGCGACCAGAAGCCCCAGCCCATGGACATCGAGCGCATCTTCGGCGAGAACGTCTTCTCGCTGGAAGAGATGAAAAACCGGCTTCCCAAGAAGGTCTACGAAAGCCTGGTGGCCACCATCGAAAAGGGGGAGCCGCTCTCGCCGGAGATCGCCGACACCGTGGCGCTGGCCATGAAGGAATGGGCCATCGAAAAGGGTGCCACGCACTTCACCCACTGGTTCCAGCCCCTGACCGGCATGACCGCCGAGAAGCACGAAAGCTTCATCACGCCGAACAAAGGGGGCGGCGCCATTGCCGTGTTTTCGGGGCGGGACCTGATCCAGGGCGAGCCGGATGCCTCCAGCTTCCCCAGTGGTGGCCTGCGCGCTACGTTCGAGGCCCGTGGCTACACGGCCTGGGATCCCACCTCGCCGGCCTTCATCATGGAAAATCCCAACGGGGCCTACCTGGCTATCCCGACGGCCTTCGCCTCGTGGACCGGGGAGGCGCTCGACCACAAGATCCCGCTGCTGCGTTCGATGCACGCGCTCGACAAGCAGGCCCGGCGTGTGCTTCAGCTCTTCGGCGTCAAGAACGTCCACAAGGTCTACCCCACCGTCGGAAGCGAGCAGGAGTATTTCCTGATCGACGAGGAATTCTACTACCGCCGGCCGGACCTGGTCACCTGCGGCCGCACGCTCTTCGGCGCCAAGCCGCCGCGCGGCCAGGAGATGGAAGACCACTACTTCGGCTCCATCCCCGAGCGCGTGCTGGCCTTCATGCTGGAGGTGGAGAAGGAGCTCTACAAGCTGGGCGTGCCGGTCAAGACGCGCCACAACGAGGTAGCTCCGAGCCAGTACGAGATCGCGCCGCTGTTCGAGAATGCCAACCTGGCGGCCGACCACCAGCAGCTCATCATGCAGACGCTCAAGAACGTGGCGCGTCGCTACGGGCTGGTCTGCCTGCTGCATGAGAAACCGTTCGCCGGCGTCAACGGCTCGGGCAAGCACAACAACTGGTCCATGTCCACCGACACGGGCATGAACCTGCTCGATCCGGGCGACAATCCGCACGACAACATGCAGTTCCTGTTCTTCTGCGCGGCCGTCGTGCGGGCCGTCCACAAATACCAGGACCTGCTGCGCATTTCGGTGGCCACGGCCGGTAACGACCACCGGCTGGGTGCCAACGAAGCGCCGCCGGCCATCATGAGCGTCTTCCTCGGCGAGCAGCTCGAGGACATCTTCAACCAGCTCGAAAACGGCGGCGTCCGCGGTAGCAAGCAGGGCGGTCTGCTGGGGCTGGGCGTGCCGGTGCTGCCGCCGCTGCCGCGCCACGCTGGCGACCGCAACCGCACCTCGCCGTTCGCCTTCACCGGCAACAAGTTCGAGTTCCGGGCCGTCGGCGCCTCCCAGTCGATCTCCTTCCCGAACACGGTGCTCAACACCATCGTGGCCGATGCGCTCGACGAGATGGCCACGATGCTCGAAGAAAAGCTCAAGGCCAGGGGCAAGCGCACGAAGCAGGCTTTCGAGGAGGCCGTCGCCGAGGTGCTCCGCGAGGTCATCCGCGAGTCGAAGCCGATCATCTTCAACGGCGACAACTACTCGTCCGAGTGGCACGCCGAGGCCGAACGGCGCGGCCTGCTCAACCTGCCCAACACGGTGGAGGCGCTCGCGCACCTGCTCGACGAAAAGAACGTTCAGCTCTTCGAGCGCCACGGCGTGCTCAGCCGCCGCGAGCTCGAAAGCCGCTACGAGATCCTGCTGGATCAGTACACCAAGACGATCAACATCGAGGCCGAAACGGCCGAGTACATCGCGCGCACGATGATCCTGCCGGCCGCGCTCCGCTACCTGCGCGAGCTGACCGAGACGCTCGACGAAGCCAAGGATCTGGGCCTGAACGTGGCGGGCGTGCGCGAAACGGCCGAAGAAGTGGCCACGCTCATCAACGAGCTGCGCCAGCGGCTCGATGTGCTGATCGCCGAAAACCAGAAGCGCGGCGAAACGCTCGAGGAGAACGCGCGCCACAAGTGCTACGACGTGCTGCCGGCCATGCAGGCCGTGCGCGAAGTGGCCGACCGTCTCGAGCGCGTCGTGCCGCACGAGTACTGGCCCATGCCCACCTACCGCGAAATCCTTTTCGTGAAGTGA
- a CDS encoding RNA polymerase sigma factor, giving the protein MSSPPSASSEQDRAFVAEALQGNEAAYQALMDKYRPALRRHIARIVRDPRDLDDLVQETFIKAFTALSTYSTEYAFSTWLYKIATNHAIDYLRRKKLRTLSLDEPIQTKEGTLERELADTTYFPDRHIVEDQRRMLLQEAINALPEKYRRVIVMRHQQEKSYEEIAEELNLPLGTVKAHIFRARRLLYKYLRSRRSSL; this is encoded by the coding sequence ATGTCTTCGCCGCCTTCGGCTTCGAGCGAACAGGACCGGGCCTTTGTGGCCGAAGCGCTGCAGGGCAATGAGGCAGCCTATCAGGCCCTGATGGACAAGTACCGCCCGGCGCTGCGCCGCCATATCGCCCGGATCGTACGCGACCCGCGCGACCTGGACGATCTCGTGCAGGAGACCTTCATCAAAGCCTTCACGGCCCTGTCCACCTACTCCACCGAGTACGCCTTCTCGACCTGGCTCTACAAGATCGCCACCAACCACGCCATCGACTACCTGCGCCGCAAGAAGCTCCGCACGCTCTCGTTGGACGAACCCATTCAGACGAAAGAAGGCACGCTCGAACGCGAACTGGCCGACACCACCTACTTTCCCGACCGGCACATCGTGGAAGACCAGCGGCGCATGCTGCTCCAGGAAGCCATCAACGCCCTGCCCGAAAAGTACCGGCGCGTCATCGTGATGCGCCATCAGCAGGAAAAATCCTACGAAGAGATTGCCGAGGAGCTGAACCTGCCACTCGGCACCGTCAAGGCGCACATCTTCCGGGCCCGTCGCCTGCTCTACAAATACCTGCGCAGCAGGCGGAGCAGCCTTTGA
- the purB gene encoding adenylosuccinate lyase, whose product MIARYTRPEMAQLWSEEAQYQSWLEVELAACEAWAEIGVIPKEDVEKLRRNARFDIRRIHELEKITRHDVVAFTRAVSESLGEERRWVHYGLTSSDVVDTAWSYRLKKANELILEALDHFLEVLARRAREHKYTLMIGRTHGVHAEPTTFGLKLALFYDMMQRNRARFVAAAEEIRVGKLSGAVGTFAHIPPEVERITCEKLGLKPAPISTQVLARDRHAHYLSVLALIGATLEQLAVEVRHLQRSEVREVEEAFGKGQKGSSAMPHKRNPIASENITGVARLLRGYMISAYENVALWHERDISHSSVERVILPDATTLVHYALHRYAGVLDTLKVYPQRMRRNMELTFGLYNSQRLLLMLIDKGLSREAAYDLVQPAAMQAWDEERPFYEIVRRHPAITKYLSPEEIDEAFNPEYHLRHVDEIFRRVGLE is encoded by the coding sequence ATGATTGCCCGCTACACGCGCCCCGAAATGGCGCAGCTCTGGAGCGAGGAGGCGCAATACCAGTCGTGGCTCGAAGTCGAACTGGCTGCCTGCGAAGCCTGGGCCGAAATCGGCGTCATCCCGAAAGAAGACGTGGAAAAACTGCGTCGGAACGCCCGTTTCGACATCCGGCGCATTCACGAACTGGAAAAGATCACGCGGCACGACGTGGTGGCCTTCACACGGGCCGTGAGCGAGTCGCTGGGCGAAGAGCGCCGCTGGGTTCACTACGGCCTCACCTCGTCCGACGTGGTCGATACTGCCTGGTCCTATCGCCTGAAAAAGGCCAACGAGCTGATTCTGGAGGCGCTGGATCACTTTCTGGAGGTGCTGGCGCGGCGGGCCCGCGAGCACAAGTACACGCTGATGATCGGCCGCACGCACGGCGTGCACGCCGAGCCGACCACGTTCGGGCTCAAGCTGGCGCTTTTTTACGACATGATGCAGCGCAACCGGGCGCGCTTCGTGGCGGCCGCCGAAGAGATACGCGTGGGCAAACTATCGGGCGCCGTGGGCACGTTCGCCCACATCCCCCCCGAGGTCGAACGCATCACCTGCGAAAAGCTGGGCCTGAAGCCGGCGCCCATTTCCACGCAGGTGCTGGCCCGCGACCGCCATGCCCACTACCTGTCGGTGCTCGCGCTGATCGGGGCCACGCTGGAGCAACTGGCCGTCGAAGTCCGGCACCTGCAGCGCAGCGAGGTGCGCGAGGTAGAAGAAGCCTTCGGCAAGGGCCAGAAGGGCTCGTCGGCCATGCCGCACAAGCGCAACCCGATCGCCTCCGAAAACATCACGGGCGTGGCCCGGCTGCTGCGCGGCTACATGATCTCGGCCTACGAGAACGTGGCGCTCTGGCACGAGCGCGACATCTCGCATTCATCCGTCGAACGTGTCATCCTGCCCGACGCCACCACGCTCGTGCACTATGCGCTGCACCGCTACGCCGGCGTCCTCGACACCCTGAAGGTCTATCCGCAACGCATGCGGCGCAACATGGAGCTGACCTTCGGGCTCTACAACAGCCAGCGCCTGCTGCTGATGCTGATCGACAAAGGCCTGAGCCGCGAGGCGGCCTACGACCTGGTGCAACCGGCCGCCATGCAGGCCTGGGACGAAGAGCGGCCGTTCTACGAGATCGTGCGTCGGCACCCGGCCATCACGAAGTACCTTTCGCCGGAAGAAATCGACGAGGCCTTCAACCCGGAATACCACCTGCGCCACGTGGACGAAATCTTCCGGCGCGTCGGGCTGGAATAG
- a CDS encoding NADH-quinone oxidoreductase subunit A has product MLTDFLPLFIMIVLAAGLAFSLLKLAEILGPHRPNPIKRMPYESGMDPVGSARERYTVKFYLVAMIFIVFDVEIVFLYPWAVSYRDFLEAGAGLGVLAVVVFFLIILAVGLLYDIKKGGLEFD; this is encoded by the coding sequence ATGCTGACCGATTTCCTTCCGCTGTTTATCATGATCGTGCTGGCCGCCGGGCTGGCCTTTTCGCTGCTCAAGCTGGCCGAGATCCTGGGGCCGCACCGGCCCAATCCCATCAAGCGCATGCCCTACGAAAGCGGCATGGACCCGGTGGGATCGGCCCGCGAGCGCTACACGGTGAAGTTCTATCTGGTGGCCATGATCTTCATCGTGTTCGACGTGGAAATCGTTTTCCTGTACCCGTGGGCCGTCAGCTATCGGGATTTTCTGGAAGCCGGTGCGGGCCTGGGCGTGCTGGCGGTCGTTGTGTTTTTCCTGATCATTCTGGCCGTGGGCCTGCTCTACGACATCAAGAAAGGTGGGCTGGAGTTCGACTGA